One Bacteroidia bacterium genomic window carries:
- a CDS encoding PorP/SprF family type IX secretion system membrane protein, whose product MGKLLSIMNKTFLLIAAGIFGLLHSAHAQDPTFTQYWANPIYLNPAFAGVNGVTRVSMNHRNQWNYVPGQYVTSSASIDMKTCNWNNIGIGLLAWRDTEGEGLLNTSAASFVFNYMIQNEGKYQVSFGLQPTLTNKTLDWERLVFSDQLDPVFGVNRPSAGEAPAIDSRSFFDFSAGIMWRFFTRTKNRDDLYSNVGLAVNHIMQPNESILGEDSKLPLRLTAHAGTVIPISNYRAQKKIALVPHAKLEFQRFDNVGLKNTISEFDAGFYIMREPVLFGLNYQSNTNFNFKNGKAVSVVAGLKGVFSNSFNYMISYSYDINVAGLSRSNVGTHEIGLTLMFDEVCFIGFGGKNGPGGSKEPRKCFDYKKKGIIPIF is encoded by the coding sequence ATGGGAAAATTATTAAGCATCATGAACAAAACCTTTCTATTAATTGCGGCAGGTATTTTCGGACTTCTGCACTCGGCTCACGCGCAGGATCCTACCTTCACGCAGTATTGGGCAAATCCAATTTATCTGAACCCGGCATTTGCCGGAGTCAACGGAGTCACGCGCGTATCAATGAATCATCGAAACCAGTGGAACTATGTGCCCGGCCAGTACGTAACAAGCTCGGCTTCTATTGATATGAAGACCTGCAACTGGAACAATATCGGGATCGGGCTGCTGGCCTGGCGCGATACAGAAGGCGAAGGGCTGCTCAATACCTCAGCAGCCAGTTTCGTATTTAATTATATGATCCAGAATGAAGGGAAATACCAGGTGAGTTTTGGCCTGCAGCCTACGCTCACCAACAAAACGCTGGACTGGGAGCGGCTGGTATTCAGTGATCAGCTCGATCCTGTGTTTGGCGTTAACCGCCCTTCTGCCGGAGAGGCTCCGGCCATTGACAGCCGCTCATTCTTTGATTTCTCAGCAGGAATAATGTGGAGATTCTTTACCCGTACAAAAAACCGGGACGATCTCTACAGCAATGTCGGCTTGGCTGTAAATCACATTATGCAGCCCAATGAATCAATCCTGGGCGAAGATTCCAAATTGCCGTTGAGGCTCACTGCACATGCCGGAACTGTAATACCCATCAGCAATTACAGAGCACAGAAAAAAATTGCCCTCGTTCCGCACGCAAAACTGGAATTTCAGCGGTTTGATAATGTGGGCCTCAAAAACACCATCAGCGAATTTGACGCTGGTTTTTATATAATGCGTGAGCCGGTACTTTTCGGATTGAATTATCAATCCAACACCAACTTTAATTTTAAGAACGGGAAAGCCGTATCGGTGGTGGCCGGATTAAAAGGCGTATTCAGCAACAGTTTCAATTATATGATCTCCTACAGCTATGATATTAATGTAGCAGGATTAAGCCGCAGCAATGTCGGCACGCACGAAATTGGCCTCACCCTGATGTTTGATGAAGTTTGCTTCATCGGCTTCGGTGGAAAGAATGGGCCGGGTGGCAGCAAAGAACCCCGGAAATGTTTCGATTATAAAAAGAAGGGCATTATCCCGATTT